A single Lolium perenne isolate Kyuss_39 chromosome 6, Kyuss_2.0, whole genome shotgun sequence DNA region contains:
- the LOC127306099 gene encoding uncharacterized protein, whose protein sequence is MASIFWGGAKADEVADFDEYDPTPYGGGYDIALTFGRALPPSDETCYAISTATTSSSSYESHGAADQHRRRPQEQESHGSAGYGRRPHAQEEETHGSAAVYGHGRRAHDDDDDAGGYRKPKPAYGHDDDEGGYRKPKPAYDDDERPSYGRKKNDDDDEDERKPRYKKHDDDDDDDERKPRYKKRDDDDDDDDRKPRYKKRDDDDDDDDRKPRYKKHDDDNDDDDDEKKQRYGKNNRRRNDYDD, encoded by the exons ATGGCAAGCATCTTCTGGGGCGGCGCCAAGGCCGACGAGGTCGCCGACTTCGATGAGTACGACCCTACCCCCTACGGCGGCGGCTACGACATCGCGCTCACCTTCGGCCGCGCTCTCCCGCCCTCCGACGAAACCTGCTACGCCATCTCCAcagccaccacctcctcctcctcatatGAGAGCCACGGCGCGGCTGACCAGCACCGCAGGAGGCCGCAGGAGCAGGAGAGCCACGGGTCTGCAGGGTACGGCAGGAGGCCCCATGCTCAGGAGGAGGAGACTCACGGCTCTGCTGCTGTCTACGGGCACGGGAGGAGAGcgcacgacgacgatgacgatgcAGGTGGGtaccggaagccgaagccggcgtacggccacgacgacgacgagggtgggtaccggaagccgaagccggcgtaCGACGACGATGAACGGCCCAGCTACGGCCGCAAGAAGAAT GACGACGACGATGAGGATGAGAGGAAGCCACGGTACAAGAAGcacgacgatgacgatgatgacgacgagaggaagccacgctacAAGAAgcgcgacgatgatgatgatgacgatgacaggAAGCCGCGCTACAAGAAgcgcgatgacgacgatgacgacgatgacaGGAAGCCGCGCTACAAGAAGCACGATGATGataacgacgacgatgacgacgaaaaGAAGCAGCGCTACGGGAAGAACAACCGCCGCCGCAACGATTACGATGATTGA